The Streptomyces sp. M92 nucleotide sequence GTACGCGACGGCGGACTTCCGCACGCGGCCACCATCGTCTCGCCCGACGCCGACGAGATCATCGCGTGGGCCGAGACGACCGCGGGCTACCCGGTCGTTCTGAAGCCGGTTTCCAGCGCCGGGCAGGACAACGTCATGGCCTGTGCGTCAGCGGAGGAGGTACGCGCCGCCCACGACAAGATCAGGAGCAGCACCAACCGCCAGGGGCAGAGCAACACAGTGGTTCTCGCCCAGGAATTCCTGGCCGGTACCGAATACTTCGTGAATACGGTCAGCCGTGACGGTCGGCATCACACGGCTGAGATCTGGCGATACTGCAAACGCCGAATCCCCGGCGGCCACATCATCCACGACTACGTAGAGCCGCTTTCGCCGGACGATCCGGACGCCCAAGAACTGGAGTCCTACAGTCACCGGATACTCGACGCGCTGGAAATCCACAACGGCGCCGCACATGTCGAGATCATGATGACCGCCGACGGTCCCGTGCTGGTCGAGTGCGCCGGCCGGCTCGGCGGTGGCGCGGCCCCGCAGATCCTCAGCCGGAGCATGGCCAGCAACCAGATCGATCTCATCGCCCTCTCGGTGGCCAGACCCGACGAATTCAACCGACTGCCCGCCAGCCTGCACCGGTTGCTGCGGCACACCCTTTACGTACATCTCATCAACCCGAACGACCACGGCATCGCACCCTCCCATGAGGACATGGGAGTCGTCCGCGCGCTGCCGTCCTGGGCCCACACCGTTCTGATGCACCCGGAAGGCGCACCGCTGACGCGAACGGTCGACTTCCCCTCGCAGCCGGGTTACGTGATTCTGATCTCCGACGACCCGGTGCAGCTCCGCGCGGATTATGAAAAGTTGCGCGAGATCGAACGTGTCCTTTATGCGGGGAACCCGGTTCCGGAACAACGCCGGCCGATCCGACCGGATCGGTGACCGAAGAAGTAAGCGCAGTACGGACGCGAATGATGCGGGTGAGTTCCTAGAGTCCCTGCATATCGATGTCGGTTTCTACGAAAGAGAATCCTGGTGGGGAATCGGAACATGCCGACGAGGGAGGTCTGGTCGTGACCCGGGTGGTGGTAGTCGGTGCGGCGGGATACATCGGCGGGGAATTGCTGCGACTGCTGATCGGCCATTCCGAGGTGGAGGTGGTGGGCGCGGTCTCCTCGCGTTTCCCGGGCAAACGGGTCGACGGGGTGCATCCGAATCTGCGGTCCGCCACGGATCTGCTGTTCTGCTCGGCCGACCAAGTGGACGAGTGCGATGTGGTATTCCTGGCCCTGCCGCACCGCGTCGCGATGACACAGGCCGAGCAGTGGGCCCGGCGCGCGAAACTCGTCGTCGATCTGACGGGGGACTTCCGACTCGACGACGCCGAGGTCTTCCGGCGCTACTACGGCGAGGACCACCAAGCACCCCATCTCCTCGACGCTTTCGTACCCGGCCTTCCCGAGCTGCACCGCGAGAGCATGCGCACCGCAGACCTGATCAGTGTTCCCGGCTGCATGGCGACGGCCGGCGTGCTCGCCCTGTACCCGCTGGTGACTCGGGGTCTGATCGATCTCGAGCGAGGGGCGCAGTTCGACGCCCGTACC carries:
- a CDS encoding ATP-grasp domain-containing protein, whose protein sequence is MATDLRSPTTRVALVDAYSAGNLLVPALNREGVECVHVRSPEPDVNMVKLKFPDGFLDDIRHEGDLTATAAALREWGIGCVIAGGESGVELADQLNAELGTPGNGMSRPTCRRNKYEMVLAVRDGGLPHAATIVSPDADEIIAWAETTAGYPVVLKPVSSAGQDNVMACASAEEVRAAHDKIRSSTNRQGQSNTVVLAQEFLAGTEYFVNTVSRDGRHHTAEIWRYCKRRIPGGHIIHDYVEPLSPDDPDAQELESYSHRILDALEIHNGAAHVEIMMTADGPVLVECAGRLGGGAAPQILSRSMASNQIDLIALSVARPDEFNRLPASLHRLLRHTLYVHLINPNDHGIAPSHEDMGVVRALPSWAHTVLMHPEGAPLTRTVDFPSQPGYVILISDDPVQLRADYEKLREIERVLYAGNPVPEQRRPIRPDR
- the argC gene encoding N-acetyl-gamma-glutamyl-phosphate reductase yields the protein MTRVVVVGAAGYIGGELLRLLIGHSEVEVVGAVSSRFPGKRVDGVHPNLRSATDLLFCSADQVDECDVVFLALPHRVAMTQAEQWARRAKLVVDLTGDFRLDDAEVFRRYYGEDHQAPHLLDAFVPGLPELHRESMRTADLISVPGCMATAGVLALYPLVTRGLIDLERGAQFDARTGSSGSGATAGPANLHAERSGAMRVFAPTGHRHEAEISRHLGLPAAMTATGVEAVRGVQTVCHATLRTGVDTQALRRAYREQYAAEPFVRVVAHRRGIFRYPDPKILLGSNYCDVGYALDEDTGRLTTIAALDNLVKGGAGNAVQCLNIRMGWPETLGLTFPGLHPL